A genome region from Spirochaetales bacterium includes the following:
- a CDS encoding chitobiase/beta-hexosaminidase C-terminal domain-containing protein translates to MRIFLRIFLGLIIAASLFNCSSGGGGGGGGDEPTQVETPVIDPAGGTVERYVDDVTITCATSGATIYYTDNGDDPTTDSLVYTDPIVLDTVGGITIKAFAAKSGSDDSGTAVADFTVEDTVGPSGTLTSAKATWYVDDILFTVTFNEPVTDFDDLADILVDSTNATVISIDGTLNPVFVVTVNPDDTETEADITISVPADVCTDDYAQSNTAVSSHTVHFNPDAVIAEITSSESSPTNTDPIPITITFNNDVENFDENDLVIGNGAVEGGSFAAVSASEYTANIVPSVTDDDVTVDIPEGVCNQLSGVTPNIASEQFSIRFDSEQPGVEITSTETDPSNADPIPLTITFTEAVGNFAVGDLDVVNGTAGDFTGTGDSYTVNITPDADGTVTVDIAEGTCNDAAGNLNTAATQFSIYSKTSQPSVLLETAESSPTNADTFSVTITFSEEVDFVEGDLTLGNCTSGNFDDTNNPVFTVDISPTADGTVTVDVAADVCADNYGNGNTAATQLSLTSDRTGPVATMDSVTGDPTNAASFTVTIDFDESTADFAADDITVSNGTKGTFGGTGTAYSIEITPDAAGLVTVDISVGVCTDALGNLNPAATQFARTVDWTAPDPPTVEQASGQNDPALVQPVLFTATFSEPVNFEAADVDLSGGTATGGTVTVTEITETTYEISVDGLTSAGDVVASIPVDAVQDLAGNNCPASTSTDNTVTFTGIIKGNT, encoded by the coding sequence CGGCGGCGGGGGCGGCGACGAGCCGACCCAGGTGGAAACGCCGGTCATCGACCCCGCGGGAGGCACGGTCGAACGATATGTCGATGACGTGACGATCACCTGCGCCACATCGGGGGCGACGATCTATTATACGGACAACGGGGACGACCCGACCACCGACTCATTAGTCTATACCGATCCGATCGTTCTCGATACGGTGGGCGGCATCACGATCAAGGCGTTCGCCGCCAAGAGCGGAAGCGACGACAGCGGGACGGCGGTCGCGGACTTCACCGTCGAAGACACGGTCGGGCCTTCTGGAACCCTCACATCGGCAAAGGCCACGTGGTATGTGGATGACATCCTGTTCACGGTCACTTTCAACGAACCGGTGACCGATTTCGACGATCTCGCCGATATTCTCGTCGACAGCACGAACGCCACGGTGATTTCCATCGACGGTACCTTAAATCCGGTATTTGTCGTTACCGTCAACCCGGACGACACGGAAACGGAGGCCGATATCACGATCAGTGTCCCCGCGGATGTGTGTACGGACGATTATGCCCAGTCGAATACGGCCGTATCGTCCCATACGGTTCATTTCAATCCGGACGCGGTCATCGCCGAAATCACCTCGAGTGAATCGAGTCCGACAAACACTGATCCCATACCCATTACCATAACATTCAACAATGACGTGGAAAACTTCGACGAGAACGACCTCGTGATCGGTAACGGCGCAGTCGAAGGGGGCAGTTTCGCGGCGGTCAGCGCTTCCGAATATACGGCGAACATCGTCCCATCGGTGACGGACGACGATGTCACCGTGGACATACCCGAAGGCGTCTGCAATCAGCTTTCCGGCGTCACGCCGAACATCGCCTCCGAGCAGTTCAGCATAAGATTCGACAGCGAACAGCCCGGTGTCGAAATCACATCGACGGAAACCGACCCGTCGAACGCGGACCCGATCCCCCTCACGATCACCTTTACCGAAGCGGTCGGGAATTTCGCCGTCGGCGATCTCGATGTCGTCAATGGAACGGCGGGTGATTTCACGGGAACGGGCGATTCCTATACCGTCAACATCACACCGGACGCCGATGGTACGGTGACTGTCGACATCGCCGAGGGTACGTGCAACGATGCAGCGGGAAACCTCAATACGGCGGCAACCCAGTTCAGCATCTATTCGAAGACATCCCAGCCGTCCGTCCTTCTTGAAACCGCAGAATCGAGCCCTACGAATGCCGATACCTTCAGCGTCACGATCACCTTCAGCGAGGAGGTCGATTTCGTCGAGGGCGACCTCACGCTCGGAAACTGCACGTCAGGCAATTTCGACGATACGAACAACCCGGTCTTTACCGTCGATATTTCTCCCACAGCGGACGGTACGGTCACCGTCGATGTCGCAGCGGACGTGTGCGCGGACAACTACGGAAACGGCAACACGGCGGCAACACAGTTGAGTCTCACCTCGGACAGGACCGGCCCGGTCGCGACCATGGATTCGGTGACCGGCGATCCCACCAACGCCGCGTCGTTTACCGTGACGATCGATTTTGACGAAAGCACAGCGGATTTTGCCGCGGATGATATTACCGTGTCAAACGGTACAAAAGGAACATTCGGAGGAACAGGTACCGCGTACAGTATCGAGATCACACCGGATGCGGCCGGTCTTGTGACCGTCGACATCTCAGTCGGGGTCTGCACCGACGCGCTCGGAAACCTAAACCCCGCGGCGACCCAGTTTGCGCGGACCGTCGACTGGACGGCGCCAGATCCGCCGACCGTCGAACAGGCCTCGGGGCAGAACGACCCGGCGCTCGTCCAGCCCGTACTCTTTACCGCCACATTCTCGGAACCTGTCAACTTCGAAGCGGCGGACGTCGATCTTTCGGGCGGTACGGCAACCGGCGGAACGGTGACCGTGACCGAAATCACCGAAACGACCTATGAAATCTCGGTCGACGGGCTCACTTCAGCCGGCGATGTCGTCGCCTCGATTCCCGTGGACGCGGTCCAGGACCTCGCGGGAAACAACTGCCCGGCCTCAACGTCCACGGACAACACGGTGACCTTCACCGGGATCATCAAGGGGAATACGG